The Bacteroidota bacterium genomic interval CGAGAATTTTCTCGTCGCCTCTGGTGCAATGAAATTGTTCGCCCCGAGAATGGAACAACTCCAGCACCTCTCTCCGCGCATTGACCGAAAGTTTTTTGATGAAACGCATCCGGAGATCATCACACCGCCGGGGGAAATAAAACATCGCGTCGCTTTTCTTTCCGGATGTATCATGAACGTTGCCTTTGCTGAGGTCAATCAAGGTACCATTGACGTTCTGCTGCACAATGGCTGCGAGGTCGTTCTGCCTAAAATGCAGGAATGCTGCGGTTCGCTGCATGCACATAACGGGGACTTTGGCACCGCGCGTAAACTTGCCCGGTTTAACATCGATGTTTTCTCCGGCTATAACTTCGAAGCGATCGTTATGAATTCCGCCGGCTGCGGCGCATTTATGAAAGAATACGGCCGCTACCTTGCCGGCGACGATGAATATGCCGAAAAAGCAAAGGCCATCGCTGCCAAGGTGAAAGATCTGACGGAATTCCTACTCTCCATCGATTTTAAGAGGCCCACGCGGGCCGTGAATGCCCGTGTTGCATACCACGACGCCTGTCACCTGGCCCACGCCCAGCACATTACGGCGGAACCACGCGCAATTCTCGCCTCGATCCCCGGAGTAGAGCTTGTCGAACTTCCGGAAGCTTCATGGTGCTGCGGCAGCGCGGGAATTTACAATGTTGTTCGGTATGACGATTCGATGAAATTGCTGGACCGAAAAATGCTGAACATTGAAAGATCGGAGGCCGACATTATCGTAGCGAATAATCCAGGCTGCCTATCACAAATAACGTACGGAACCAGACTGCATCACCAAGATATCCAGGTCTTACATCTCGCGACGCTCTTGAAAAGGGGATACGAATAACACGCCCCTTCATCTATTGCCTTGCTGAGCGAAGTTTGCTATATTTACTTTGCACTTGCCAAAGTGGCGGAATTGGTAGACGCGCTGGACTCAAAATCCAGTCTGGCTTACCCCAGGTGAGGGTTCGAGTCCCTCCTTTGGTACTAAGGTCAATAAAGGACATCACGATAGCATCTAATGTTCGATTAAAGGGGCGTCGAACGTTGCGGAGGTCAAGCATCAAGTTTCTACAATGTAGTTTTATGAAAACTATCGTTGTTTCCTTTGCGACTGACCTCCGAAATACATTTAACTTTTCTCCCCCTAACCTTGATTGTGTTCTTGCTCGCATCCGGAGCAGCAAGCGCACAAACCTCGATCGTCATTGCTCCCGAAATCGACCAATTTCAGATCCTTCAGCCGGATACCTCGTTCCGGCTTAGCCACGGCATTATCATCCCCAACACTGAATCGATCTACCTGGATTCGATGAGACTGACCAGGCAGCAAGATTATACTCTCGACTATTCGACCGGGATGGTTCATGTCTCCATTCAGCAAGCGATAAATTTTAAGGTAAGAAAACATTCTATCGCTATATGCTATAGCTTTTTACCGTTTTCATTTCAGCCTGTCTATCGGCATAAAGAATATTTGATCAAACATGACTCTCTTACAAACCGTTCGACAACAGTCGTCGCGACGACCTCCACGGCAGGAGCGCTGGATAATATCTTCGGGCCTGATCTGCAAAAGAGCGGGTCCATTTTTCGAGGGTTTACCGTCGGTACCAACAGGGATCTAACGCTGAATTCCGGGTTCCGTCTGCAGTTCTCCGGAAAACTGTCGTCCGAGGTCGAAATTCAGGCTGCATTGACCGATGAAAACACGCCCCTCCAGCCAGAGGGAAATACCCAGACTCTGCAGGAATTGGATAACGTATTTGTCCAGATCAAAAGCGCTGATTATTCCGCGACTTTGGGCGATTTCTATTTTGACATGTCCGATGGTGAATTCGGCAAGCTAAGCAGAAAGCTCCAGGGAGCAGAAGGAACCGCAAATTTCACCTCCAACGGTCTTTCGGGGACCGTCACGGTGACCGGCGCAACCTCGCGCGGTAAATTTAACACAAACCAATTTCCAGGGATCGACGGGGTGCAAGGGCCGTACCAACTCTATGGGAAGAATAATGAGAACAATATTGTTATCATCGCCGGGACCGAGAAAGTTTATATCGACGGGAATATCATGGTCAGAGGGGAGGCGAATGACTATGCCATTGATTATTCAAGCGCTCAAATCACCTTTTCTTCCAAGAGGTTAATTACAAGTGTCTCACGTATCGTTGTAGACTTTCAATACACCGATCAGTCGTATGAGAGGAACTTTTTTGCCGTCGACGCAAATGTCAAAGCGCTTTCCGACAGAATGAAATTTTCAGTGATGTACGCCCAGGAAGGGGACGATCAGAATGCCC includes:
- a CDS encoding (Fe-S)-binding protein, yielding MESSKKKNAAQSKNNSGFAGVDIPSYDFITNCMHCGLCLPVCPTFSITGLEKSSPRGRIRLMKAVADGEMGMTDGFIDEMNFCLDCQACETACPAGVKYGALVETARDQVSTQGKLSWKEKLLRKISFQYILGSKSILKAAAKALRFYQNSGIENFLVASGAMKLFAPRMEQLQHLSPRIDRKFFDETHPEIITPPGEIKHRVAFLSGCIMNVAFAEVNQGTIDVLLHNGCEVVLPKMQECCGSLHAHNGDFGTARKLARFNIDVFSGYNFEAIVMNSAGCGAFMKEYGRYLAGDDEYAEKAKAIAAKVKDLTEFLLSIDFKRPTRAVNARVAYHDACHLAHAQHITAEPRAILASIPGVELVELPEASWCCGSAGIYNVVRYDDSMKLLDRKMLNIERSEADIIVANNPGCLSQITYGTRLHHQDIQVLHLATLLKRGYE